The proteins below are encoded in one region of Casimicrobium huifangae:
- a CDS encoding Bug family tripartite tricarboxylate transporter substrate binding protein, translating into MHTHRHSRFFLWALFVPLVALAPSGGALAQTKYPDHPVKVIVALPAGGSVDMIARSLGQKLNASLGQPFIVDNRAGASGQIGMPVVAKAPADGYTLTVSPASFLTTNKSIFKTLPYDPEADFAPVSRLVNQPMVLVVKDKAKYPTVAALLAAAKAAPGRLTYASSGDGSPQHLAGLMFETRTKAKLLHVPYKGGAPAVNDTLAGSVDAMFAVMPEAIPHVQAGKLHALAVMSPQRSPALPNVPTMAESGFADLSLSAWIGLFAPVKTPRQIIDQLNRAVQAALDAEMKAKLAENGMEVSASTPEELQQMVARDLKLHAELVKAAGLVPQ; encoded by the coding sequence ATGCACACTCACCGCCATTCCCGATTCTTCCTTTGGGCTCTTTTCGTGCCCCTGGTTGCGCTTGCGCCAAGCGGTGGTGCGCTGGCTCAAACCAAGTATCCCGATCACCCCGTCAAGGTTATCGTTGCCCTCCCCGCCGGCGGCAGCGTGGACATGATCGCGCGTTCACTGGGACAGAAGCTCAACGCCTCGCTCGGACAGCCGTTCATCGTCGACAACCGTGCCGGCGCTTCCGGGCAGATTGGCATGCCGGTCGTCGCCAAGGCTCCTGCTGATGGCTACACGCTGACTGTATCGCCCGCGTCGTTTCTCACCACCAACAAGAGCATTTTCAAGACACTGCCGTACGACCCGGAGGCAGATTTCGCGCCGGTGTCACGACTGGTCAATCAGCCGATGGTGCTGGTGGTCAAAGACAAGGCGAAATACCCGACCGTGGCGGCGCTGCTGGCGGCGGCGAAGGCGGCACCGGGTCGCCTCACGTACGCCTCGTCCGGCGACGGCAGCCCGCAGCATCTGGCAGGACTGATGTTTGAGACACGCACCAAGGCCAAGCTGCTACATGTACCCTACAAGGGCGGCGCGCCCGCCGTGAACGACACGCTGGCGGGCAGTGTGGATGCCATGTTCGCCGTGATGCCCGAGGCGATCCCGCACGTGCAGGCGGGCAAGCTGCACGCGCTGGCGGTGATGAGCCCGCAGCGCTCGCCCGCGTTACCCAACGTACCGACGATGGCAGAAAGCGGCTTCGCGGACCTGAGCCTCTCGGCGTGGATCGGCCTTTTTGCCCCCGTGAAGACACCGCGCCAGATCATCGACCAGCTCAATCGCGCCGTGCAGGCCGCGCTGGATGCTGAGATGAAGGCGAAACTCGCCGAGAACGGCATGGAAGTCTCGGCGAGTACGCCAGAAGAGTTGCAGCAGATGGTAGCCCGCGACCTCAAGCTGCATGCCGAACTGGTCAAAGCTGCCGGGCTGGTGCCGCAGTAG